The proteins below are encoded in one region of Paenisporosarcina cavernae:
- a CDS encoding DNA adenine methylase, producing the protein MVNFSPLRYPGGKNKTYQYIKYLVEKNNIKTYIEPYAGGAEVALKLLINGDVKKIIINDVDRSIYCLWHIVLTRTDELIKLILDTPIDIDTWHIQKQIQRQKEYADELQLAFSTLFLNRTNRSGIIKAGVIGGKNQEGEYKIDCRFNKQDIISRILKISTFAHQIKVCNMDALEFIESQIKYTHKSLTFFDPPYYQKGPALYTNFYLHEDHVKLAKAIKNKMKNKYWILTYDIANEIEILYSKFNHKKYYLNYSIAKPSKGREFMFFSKKIESGEIENYLNIV; encoded by the coding sequence GTGGTAAACTTTTCCCCATTAAGATATCCTGGTGGTAAAAACAAAACATATCAATATATCAAGTATTTAGTAGAAAAAAACAATATTAAAACGTATATTGAGCCATATGCTGGCGGAGCTGAAGTTGCACTCAAGTTACTAATTAACGGTGATGTTAAAAAAATCATAATCAATGATGTGGATAGAAGTATATATTGTCTTTGGCATATTGTATTAACAAGAACTGATGAATTAATTAAATTAATCTTAGATACTCCAATTGATATCGATACATGGCACATCCAAAAGCAGATACAACGTCAAAAGGAATATGCCGATGAATTACAGTTGGCATTTTCCACTTTGTTTTTAAATCGAACTAATCGATCAGGTATTATTAAAGCTGGAGTAATAGGTGGAAAAAATCAAGAAGGTGAATACAAAATTGATTGCAGATTTAACAAGCAAGATATAATCAGTAGAATATTAAAGATTTCTACATTTGCACATCAAATAAAAGTTTGCAATATGGATGCGTTAGAATTTATAGAGTCTCAGATTAAATATACTCATAAATCTTTAACTTTTTTTGATCCCCCTTACTATCAAAAAGGACCAGCACTCTATACGAACTTTTATTTACATGAAGACCATGTCAAATTAGCTAAAGCTATAAAAAATAAAATGAAAAATAAATATTGGATTTTGACATATGATATTGCGAATGAAATTGAAATACTTTATTCAAAATTTAATCATAAAAAATATTACCTCAACTACTCTATTGCCAAGCCATCGAAGGGAAGAGAATTCATGTTCTTTTCTAAGAAAATAGAATCAGGTGAAATAGAAAACTATCTTAATATAGTATGA
- a CDS encoding MBL fold metallo-hydrolase: protein MIDIKTIATGSKGNCYYVTDGHTPLLLEGGVSFKQVQKALNFQTADIKGCLITHEHNDHVGGLKSFLKAGIDCYMSPGTAKAIDLQHHRIHEQKAKHLFKIGTWTILGFDVQHDVSEPFGFILMNEKKEKLLFATDTYYIKYQFKGITHLMLECNYCQSVLDANNKSGRLPKGLRQRIMKSHFSLENVLDFLRANDLSVLKEIWLLHLSDSNSDEQLIRDEVAKVTGKLIHIP, encoded by the coding sequence ATGATTGATATCAAGACAATCGCCACTGGGAGCAAAGGTAACTGTTATTACGTAACAGATGGTCACACGCCATTGCTCCTAGAAGGTGGCGTGTCATTCAAACAAGTACAGAAAGCATTGAACTTTCAAACGGCAGATATTAAAGGCTGCTTGATCACGCATGAACATAACGATCATGTAGGCGGTTTAAAGAGTTTTCTAAAAGCTGGCATTGATTGTTATATGAGTCCAGGAACGGCAAAAGCAATCGACTTACAACACCACCGAATTCATGAACAAAAGGCGAAACACCTATTCAAAATCGGCACATGGACTATTTTAGGTTTCGATGTGCAGCATGATGTTTCTGAGCCATTTGGATTTATCCTGATGAACGAGAAAAAAGAAAAATTATTGTTCGCCACAGATACCTATTACATCAAGTATCAGTTCAAAGGCATTACACATTTAATGCTCGAGTGTAACTATTGCCAGTCGGTGTTGGATGCAAATAACAAGTCTGGCCGATTACCAAAAGGACTCCGCCAACGCATTATGAAATCGCATTTCAGCCTTGAGAATGTGCTCGATTTTTTAAGGGCGAATGATTTATCGGTCTTGAAAGAAATTTGGTTATTGCATCTTTCCGATAGTAATTCAGATGAGCAATTAATACGTGATGAAGTTGCAAAAGTTACAGGCAAACTAATTCACATTCCGTAA
- a CDS encoding DUF1064 domain-containing protein — protein MPSKYNNRKVVVDDITFDSAAEAKYYEELKMRQKEEKILFFRLQPRYEIQPKFEKGSKKFKAITYVADFEIHHLDGSIEVVDIKGMETTDFKIKKKMFEYKFPHRLTLLTYSQIDGGFIELAELKANRKIRKKNKAQKRDHPK, from the coding sequence ATGCCGAGTAAGTATAATAATCGAAAAGTTGTCGTTGATGACATTACGTTTGATAGCGCTGCGGAAGCTAAGTATTACGAAGAACTGAAAATGAGACAGAAGGAAGAGAAAATTCTCTTCTTTCGTCTTCAACCTAGATACGAAATACAACCCAAGTTTGAAAAAGGAAGTAAAAAGTTCAAGGCAATTACTTATGTCGCTGACTTCGAAATACACCATTTAGATGGATCCATTGAAGTAGTGGACATTAAGGGAATGGAAACGACTGACTTCAAGATTAAGAAGAAAATGTTTGAGTACAAGTTCCCTCACAGATTGACACTACTAACTTATTCGCAAATCGATGGAGGATTTATTGAATTAGCAGAATTGAAAGCGAATCGGAAAATTAGGAAGAAAAATAAAGCTCAAAAAAGAGATCATCCAAAATAA
- a CDS encoding ATP-binding protein: protein MKDANALLETNPVEILTIPSDKCPHRSCDGSGWIWKKDWSKRTPEFREESDEWQEPCACYEQRKKQNEISRKIDLSGIPFIFREATVRSFDPLLYKSQKSIDTATIAKQAAVKFIENFEEMKNAGKGLYLFSEKKGSGKTRLASSIANALVKVHGVDIAFLKANDLLSQIKKTFSNEISTSEIDIIQVFRKVEVLVIDDIAIEKPSEFAERVFFDIVDYRLEHKKVTFFTSNKTIENLAKIYKEGRVHSRINKMCLELYLPEESIRDDEAEKENADIEKILFGQAGD from the coding sequence ATGAAAGACGCAAACGCCTTGCTGGAAACGAATCCGGTCGAAATTCTCACTATTCCTTCTGACAAGTGTCCACATCGTTCCTGTGATGGTTCGGGATGGATTTGGAAAAAAGATTGGTCGAAACGAACACCTGAATTTCGAGAAGAATCGGATGAATGGCAGGAGCCCTGTGCTTGTTATGAACAGCGCAAAAAACAAAACGAGATTTCACGAAAGATTGATCTATCAGGAATCCCTTTTATTTTTCGGGAAGCGACTGTCCGTTCGTTCGATCCTTTGCTCTATAAATCTCAAAAGAGTATTGATACGGCAACAATTGCGAAACAAGCTGCCGTTAAATTTATCGAAAACTTTGAAGAGATGAAAAACGCAGGGAAAGGATTGTATCTATTTAGTGAAAAGAAGGGTTCAGGAAAAACGAGACTTGCATCAAGCATTGCTAATGCACTCGTTAAAGTGCATGGAGTAGATATCGCTTTTCTAAAGGCGAACGATTTACTCTCACAAATTAAAAAAACATTCAGCAATGAAATCTCCACATCGGAGATTGATATTATTCAAGTCTTTCGAAAAGTGGAGGTACTTGTTATTGATGACATTGCGATTGAAAAACCTAGTGAGTTTGCAGAGCGAGTTTTCTTCGACATCGTGGATTATCGACTGGAACATAAGAAAGTCACTTTCTTTACATCAAACAAAACTATTGAAAATCTGGCGAAGATTTACAAAGAAGGACGTGTTCATTCTCGCATCAATAAGATGTGTTTAGAACTGTATCTGCCAGAAGAGTCTATTCGTGACGATGAAGCAGAAAAAGAGAATGCAGACATCGAGAAAATCTTATTCGGACAGGCAGGAGATTGA
- a CDS encoding YolD-like family protein, translated as MRKINRAMQLQGDIKDRGNIKWTSLFLPEHVKAMREWNESIGKVDKPLLDEFDLQILQEELEIAIQTANEVRIKEWKDGKFVFHRGIIIGANSQKLTYEDPFGKHDICATNLMEIMSLE; from the coding sequence ATGAGAAAGATTAACCGGGCGATGCAGCTGCAAGGCGACATTAAGGACCGTGGCAATATCAAATGGACTTCGTTATTTCTGCCGGAACATGTTAAAGCAATGAGAGAGTGGAATGAAAGCATAGGGAAAGTAGATAAACCTTTACTAGATGAATTCGACCTGCAGATACTTCAGGAAGAATTGGAGATCGCAATCCAGACAGCAAATGAAGTTCGTATTAAAGAATGGAAAGACGGTAAATTTGTTTTTCATCGAGGAATCATAATTGGAGCAAATAGTCAGAAACTGACTTACGAGGATCCATTCGGGAAGCACGATATTTGCGCGACAAATTTAATGGAGATTATGTCTCTGGAATGA
- a CDS encoding phage tail fiber protein has product MAQLVTNIPAPPPLLRVEPFKGINLSVTPTQIDQSQASDMLNMHVDERGALNKRTGYEKKFDVSLGLGAINGIHLFHHENGEILLLAHGTKLYKQQDNEQPVELYTGIADNSVSFFEYGGKCYIQDGTNYLVFDGTSVEEIVPYIPTLLISKLPGENGGGALYEDLNLLGAGFKETFSGDGTAKDFYLSLKDLDATPAIVKVDNVLKTITTDYTFDAITGKVTFVTAPSTGTNNVEITAYKTQPSFADRIKKCRFNVIFGGSNDTRVFVSGNPIYPSQVWRSGLQDPTYFPENGFYKIGTDAEKVQGFTKQYDYLVIEKERSKWVMRFELQNGEPSFPLKPINDQVGTIASKSIQTIENNPISLDKTGVYILTASTVRDERNVQHVSENIDNALLREPNLESAISFDHDRKYWLAVNSKVYIFDYSIGEWFIYDNIKASAFIEIEDEFYFASSEEGMMYRFFKESEATPFNDNGEPINAYWRSKQFVFSADELRKLVEKVYFGMKPMTRTSVDLYYISNKKESDLVKSSRMDLLDFRNIDFNNWSFILSQFPQEAMAKIKAKKITHFQLLMKNDKLDEGLGLLSIGIKYRYQSPVK; this is encoded by the coding sequence ATGGCGCAATTAGTCACGAATATACCAGCTCCACCGCCCTTACTTCGTGTGGAACCGTTTAAAGGTATTAACTTGAGTGTTACTCCAACGCAAATAGACCAAAGCCAAGCATCCGATATGTTAAACATGCATGTGGATGAGCGTGGTGCATTAAATAAACGCACTGGGTATGAAAAGAAGTTTGACGTTTCACTTGGTCTAGGTGCAATTAATGGTATTCACTTATTTCATCATGAGAACGGTGAAATCTTGCTTCTTGCGCACGGAACAAAACTGTATAAGCAACAAGACAACGAACAACCGGTTGAATTGTATACAGGAATTGCAGATAACTCAGTCTCATTCTTTGAATATGGAGGAAAGTGTTATATCCAAGACGGAACTAATTATTTAGTCTTTGACGGGACTTCCGTTGAAGAAATTGTGCCCTATATTCCGACACTTCTAATCAGTAAATTGCCAGGTGAAAATGGCGGAGGGGCGTTGTACGAGGATTTAAATTTACTTGGAGCAGGTTTTAAAGAAACATTCTCAGGTGATGGTACCGCAAAAGACTTCTATCTTTCGTTAAAGGATTTGGATGCGACACCAGCCATCGTAAAAGTAGATAATGTTCTCAAAACAATTACAACCGATTACACATTTGATGCAATTACAGGCAAAGTGACCTTTGTTACTGCCCCAAGTACTGGCACAAATAATGTGGAGATTACCGCCTATAAAACACAACCGAGCTTTGCGGATCGCATTAAGAAATGTCGTTTCAACGTTATCTTTGGTGGCTCCAATGATACAAGGGTATTCGTGAGCGGAAATCCTATTTATCCTTCTCAAGTGTGGCGGAGTGGATTGCAGGATCCAACGTACTTTCCGGAAAACGGATTTTATAAAATCGGGACTGATGCAGAAAAGGTGCAAGGTTTCACCAAACAATATGATTATCTTGTGATTGAAAAAGAACGTTCCAAATGGGTGATGCGATTTGAATTGCAAAATGGGGAACCATCATTTCCGTTAAAGCCAATTAATGATCAAGTAGGGACAATTGCGTCGAAGTCCATTCAGACAATCGAAAACAATCCCATATCTCTTGATAAAACTGGCGTATACATTCTGACTGCATCAACCGTTCGTGATGAACGAAATGTGCAGCATGTCAGCGAGAACATAGATAATGCGTTGTTAAGAGAACCAAATCTAGAGTCAGCAATCTCCTTTGATCACGATCGTAAGTATTGGCTAGCGGTTAACAGCAAAGTATATATTTTCGATTATTCGATTGGTGAATGGTTCATCTACGACAACATCAAAGCAAGCGCTTTTATCGAAATTGAGGACGAGTTTTATTTCGCTTCTTCTGAAGAGGGAATGATGTATCGCTTTTTCAAAGAAAGTGAAGCTACACCGTTTAACGATAATGGTGAGCCAATCAATGCGTATTGGCGTTCCAAGCAATTCGTTTTTTCAGCTGATGAACTTCGTAAACTGGTGGAGAAAGTGTATTTCGGAATGAAGCCAATGACGAGGACTAGCGTGGATTTATATTACATTTCGAACAAAAAAGAAAGTGATCTAGTGAAAAGTTCTCGAATGGATTTACTCGATTTTCGAAATATCGATTTCAATAACTGGTCATTCATTTTGTCGCAATTTCCACAGGAAGCAATGGCAAAAATAAAAGCGAAGAAGATCACACATTTTCAGTTGTTGATGAAAAATGACAAATTAGACGAAGGACTTGGATTGTTATCGATAGGTATTAAATATCGTTATCAATCCCCAGTTAAGTAA
- a CDS encoding recombinase RecT: MSELALIKKDTVDIVANKVKEFQEAGELHFPADYSPENAMKSAWLMLQEIKTGKNDGYRPALQVCSKDSIANSLLDMVVQGLNPAKKQGYFIVYGKTLTFQRSYFGTMAVTKRVTGAKSIDAQVIYEGDEVDYEMVNGRVRNLSHKQKFGSQNKAIIGAYCTIIEQDNNVYTEVMTIEEIEKSWGQSKQNPKSADSTHSKFPQEMAKRTVINRACKKLMNTSDDNSLVMTHFRASDEKLQDAQLQEEIQTNANKEVLDMDDYVNKETGEISEPFEEQIEDGAEPEPVFESESNGPGF; encoded by the coding sequence ATGAGCGAATTAGCACTAATCAAGAAAGATACGGTTGATATCGTCGCAAACAAAGTGAAGGAATTTCAGGAAGCAGGAGAGTTACATTTCCCAGCTGACTACAGTCCAGAAAATGCCATGAAATCAGCATGGCTGATGTTACAAGAAATCAAAACAGGCAAAAACGATGGTTACAGACCAGCACTGCAGGTTTGTTCTAAAGATAGTATCGCCAACAGTTTGCTAGATATGGTCGTCCAAGGATTAAATCCGGCAAAGAAGCAAGGTTATTTCATCGTTTATGGAAAAACACTGACATTCCAACGTTCTTATTTCGGAACAATGGCTGTAACAAAACGAGTGACCGGCGCTAAGAGTATTGATGCCCAAGTCATTTACGAAGGCGACGAGGTTGATTATGAAATGGTCAACGGACGAGTTCGCAATCTCTCACACAAGCAAAAGTTTGGTAGTCAAAACAAAGCTATTATCGGAGCATACTGCACGATTATTGAACAAGACAATAATGTATACACAGAAGTTATGACAATTGAAGAAATCGAAAAATCATGGGGACAATCAAAACAAAATCCAAAAAGTGCTGATTCAACACATAGCAAGTTCCCACAAGAGATGGCCAAGCGTACAGTAATCAATCGAGCATGTAAAAAACTGATGAACACATCGGATGATAACTCGCTTGTAATGACACATTTCCGTGCATCAGACGAGAAATTACAAGATGCTCAGCTGCAAGAAGAAATTCAAACGAATGCAAATAAAGAAGTTCTGGATATGGATGACTACGTGAACAAGGAAACAGGAGAAATTTCAGAACCTTTTGAGGAACAAATTGAAGATGGGGCGGAACCTGAACCTGTTTTTGAATCAGAATCGAATGGACCTGGTTTCTAA
- a CDS encoding peptidoglycan DD-metalloendopeptidase family protein yields the protein MANFIKPCEGRITSPFGWRNHPIRKVRSWHQGVDIAQKGNVPIHAAADGTVIRVGPLGTYGNIVLLRHNIHGKTFETNYAHLRDGSIQVKVGQKVKQGEVIAYMGSTGSSTAQHLHFEIHDGKWATGQSNAVNPELYMAIPEVVELQEKLNKLGASIEVDGINGPKTTAAIKQFQKEHDLVVDGNAGPVTLATITELLTKPKTVTPGVYRIKTGTFGSAKSFAEALEKMKEKFGWILYEAAESTEFNPMYRIYTGTFSTKESAEEARMKIDETFGWQTYLIDETK from the coding sequence ATGGCCAACTTCATTAAACCATGTGAGGGGAGAATTACATCCCCATTTGGATGGCGCAATCATCCAATTCGCAAAGTAAGGTCTTGGCATCAAGGAGTCGATATTGCACAAAAGGGCAATGTACCAATTCATGCTGCAGCTGATGGAACTGTTATTCGTGTTGGACCACTCGGAACATACGGAAACATAGTTCTGTTGCGACACAACATTCACGGCAAAACATTTGAAACGAATTACGCTCATTTGCGTGATGGATCTATTCAAGTTAAGGTGGGCCAAAAGGTGAAGCAAGGTGAAGTCATTGCATACATGGGTTCAACGGGTTCATCTACTGCACAACACCTTCATTTTGAAATACACGATGGGAAATGGGCTACTGGACAATCTAATGCAGTGAATCCTGAACTCTATATGGCCATTCCGGAAGTGGTGGAACTCCAAGAGAAGTTGAACAAGCTAGGAGCATCGATAGAAGTGGATGGCATCAATGGTCCAAAAACAACTGCTGCAATTAAACAATTTCAAAAAGAGCACGATTTAGTCGTGGATGGTAATGCTGGTCCTGTAACTCTTGCGACTATAACTGAGTTATTAACAAAACCAAAAACGGTTACACCAGGTGTTTACAGAATTAAGACCGGAACATTTGGAAGTGCTAAGTCATTTGCTGAAGCGTTGGAAAAGATGAAAGAGAAGTTTGGATGGATATTGTATGAAGCAGCAGAATCTACTGAGTTTAATCCAATGTATAGAATATACACAGGAACATTCAGTACGAAAGAATCTGCAGAGGAAGCTCGAATGAAAATTGATGAGACTTTTGGATGGCAAACATATTTGATAGATGAAACTAAATAA
- a CDS encoding phage holin, translating into MTEKTSAPFDKGMIIRTTLFAVAMLNQLLVNQGYSPLPFEDESVEYALTSTLTVVTGIWAWWKNNNVTRKARKAAQLSQVKELE; encoded by the coding sequence ATGACGGAAAAAACTAGTGCACCATTCGATAAAGGTATGATCATCCGCACCACTCTATTTGCAGTAGCTATGCTAAATCAATTACTTGTCAACCAGGGGTACTCTCCATTACCCTTTGAAGATGAATCAGTGGAGTATGCCTTAACGTCGACTTTGACAGTAGTAACAGGAATTTGGGCATGGTGGAAGAATAACAACGTGACACGTAAAGCACGAAAAGCCGCACAACTTTCTCAAGTGAAGGAGTTGGAGTAA
- a CDS encoding replication terminator protein has product MSNHVNLETFANGALAERINLELSKVLENIADPNTDPKKARKVTMNITLKPNESRNLASVSITAKCNLQPAREIETNLMIDYNSEGKVVGAELKSGIPGQMYVDENGEVLTDRGEKPAETEIAKKENKVVNFK; this is encoded by the coding sequence ATGAGCAATCATGTAAACCTAGAAACATTTGCAAACGGAGCATTAGCGGAACGAATCAATCTTGAACTATCAAAAGTTTTAGAGAATATTGCGGATCCTAACACAGACCCAAAGAAAGCGCGAAAAGTAACAATGAACATTACACTCAAACCAAATGAATCTCGTAATTTGGCAAGTGTCAGTATTACTGCAAAATGTAATCTTCAACCGGCGAGAGAAATTGAGACGAACTTGATGATTGATTACAACTCAGAAGGTAAAGTCGTTGGTGCTGAGTTGAAGAGTGGCATCCCAGGACAGATGTATGTAGATGAAAATGGGGAAGTGCTAACTGACAGAGGGGAAAAGCCAGCTGAAACGGAAATCGCAAAAAAAGAAAATAAAGTCGTTAATTTCAAATAA
- the terL gene encoding phage terminase large subunit, which translates to MKTSSLKLPSLDEVKKAIARRNYIDYVVYAHEGRYQIAPHTEFIGNIIQSAVDKKKRMRDGDIPTENQYIAINMPPRHSKSMTITETAPSYYLGHFPEDRVIEISYNDTFARKFGKKNKEKIRQYGNDIFGIEIAKDSSAHDEWTLSNNIGGMISRGVLSGITGQGADLMIIDDPIKNREEANSENHREKIWDEWIDSFSSRLHPGAIVILILTRWHEDDLQGRLLNPEYGQPLNWEVYNFPLEAEENDLLGRKIGEPLWPERYSYSFIAERKRYPASFNSLYQGRPTAHEGNMVKRDWWKKYDTLPVLQRMIISVDATFKDSDTSDYVSIQAWGKTGINAYLVDRDKRRMDFPTTLEAIKTMKKRYPKATGIFIEDKANGSAIISMLRKHLPGIIPVNPKGSKIARVSAVSDYIRSGNVWVPKNEPWTTEFIDEWSAFPRGKNDDDVDSGSQALNKLFYYNADVPEAHDPDNPTPKEIHESAVRTMTGGSPQINDFMDWD; encoded by the coding sequence TTGAAAACATCCTCTCTAAAACTGCCATCACTTGATGAAGTTAAAAAGGCGATCGCCAGAAGAAATTACATCGATTATGTTGTTTATGCGCATGAAGGAAGATATCAAATTGCTCCACACACCGAATTTATCGGTAACATCATTCAATCTGCAGTTGATAAAAAGAAACGTATGCGAGATGGTGACATACCAACAGAGAACCAATACATCGCAATTAACATGCCACCTCGTCATTCAAAATCAATGACAATAACGGAAACTGCACCAAGTTATTACTTAGGACATTTTCCAGAAGACCGGGTTATTGAAATCAGCTATAACGATACATTTGCTCGTAAGTTTGGTAAGAAGAACAAAGAAAAGATTCGACAATACGGCAACGATATCTTTGGTATAGAAATAGCAAAAGATAGTTCAGCGCACGATGAGTGGACTCTCTCAAACAATATAGGCGGAATGATTAGTCGAGGAGTTCTATCTGGTATCACTGGTCAAGGTGCCGACTTAATGATTATTGACGATCCAATTAAGAACAGGGAAGAAGCAAATAGCGAAAATCATCGGGAAAAGATTTGGGATGAATGGATAGACTCTTTCTCCTCGCGTTTGCATCCAGGTGCAATTGTTATCCTCATTCTTACACGGTGGCACGAAGACGATTTACAAGGCAGATTGCTAAATCCCGAATATGGCCAACCGTTGAATTGGGAGGTTTACAACTTCCCACTTGAAGCAGAAGAAAACGATTTGCTTGGTCGCAAGATTGGCGAGCCTTTGTGGCCTGAGAGATATAGCTATTCGTTTATCGCTGAAAGAAAGAGATACCCTGCCTCTTTCAATTCCCTTTACCAAGGAAGACCTACTGCACATGAAGGAAACATGGTGAAAAGAGATTGGTGGAAAAAGTACGATACCTTACCTGTGTTGCAACGTATGATCATCAGTGTGGATGCAACGTTCAAAGATAGTGATACATCCGATTATGTTTCTATTCAAGCTTGGGGAAAGACAGGCATTAATGCATATCTCGTGGACAGAGATAAAAGGCGGATGGATTTTCCAACAACCTTAGAAGCCATCAAAACAATGAAAAAGCGTTATCCAAAGGCAACAGGCATTTTTATTGAGGACAAAGCAAACGGTTCGGCTATTATCTCGATGCTACGTAAACATTTGCCGGGTATCATTCCTGTTAATCCAAAGGGAAGTAAAATAGCTCGTGTGAGTGCGGTATCAGATTACATTCGTTCAGGTAATGTATGGGTGCCGAAAAATGAACCTTGGACTACAGAATTCATTGATGAGTGGTCAGCATTCCCAAGAGGGAAAAATGACGATGATGTGGATTCAGGTTCACAGGCTTTAAACAAATTGTTTTATTACAATGCAGATGTTCCAGAAGCACATGATCCTGATAATCCAACACCAAAAGAGATACACGAGTCAGCCGTACGAACAATGACTGGTGGCTCACCTCAAATAAACGATTTTATGGACTGGGATTAA
- a CDS encoding YopX family protein codes for MRQIKFRVWDKDCKSMHVCGTDVHDAISFDSDNLAYYYNLQNGEGSSPDGTGTYALMQYTGLQDKNGVEIYEGDIVSFVDFDTTGGHRVDKYFVGVVKYQSGIYEIWNNYDSEFYGSNGAFILNYVWLQDDEFEVIGNIYRNKNLLEESQ; via the coding sequence CAAATTAAATTTCGTGTTTGGGATAAGGATTGTAAAAGCATGCATGTTTGCGGAACTGATGTGCACGACGCAATTTCTTTCGATTCCGATAATTTAGCTTATTATTACAACCTCCAAAATGGTGAAGGAAGCTCTCCTGATGGTACGGGTACCTATGCACTCATGCAGTACACAGGACTACAGGATAAGAACGGTGTGGAGATTTATGAAGGGGATATTGTTAGTTTTGTGGATTTCGACACAACTGGCGGACATAGAGTTGATAAATATTTTGTCGGAGTAGTCAAATATCAAAGTGGCATTTATGAAATTTGGAATAATTACGACTCGGAGTTTTACGGATCAAATGGTGCGTTTATTCTGAATTACGTTTGGTTGCAAGATGATGAATTTGAAGTCATCGGCAATATCTACAGAAATAAAAACTTACTGGAGGAATCACAATGA
- a CDS encoding DnaD domain-containing protein, giving the protein MGGWIKLHRQLTDKPIWTGSTPEQKVILITLLTMANHREKEWDWKGKRYKAEPGQFVTSLPSIAERAGKGVTIQNVRTALKRFEKYEFLTDESTKQNRLITIVNWAIYQQQENESTDELTVNQQSTNSQLTVNQQTTNSQLTANKNVRTKEGKNVKNLERLEPNAFQIFESEGFGTISSFIAEMLGSLIDDFGEDQVIQAMKETRVNGSTSLNYTKSILINQNKKRGMHNASNSRTSSGISPEESARISETNERRKRLAGNESGRNSHYSF; this is encoded by the coding sequence TTGGGAGGGTGGATTAAATTACATCGACAACTGACAGACAAACCAATTTGGACTGGTTCCACTCCAGAACAAAAAGTGATCTTAATCACCCTGCTCACAATGGCGAACCATAGAGAAAAAGAGTGGGACTGGAAAGGAAAGCGATACAAAGCAGAACCAGGTCAATTTGTTACTTCCTTACCATCCATCGCTGAAAGAGCAGGTAAAGGAGTGACGATACAGAACGTCAGGACTGCTCTAAAACGTTTTGAAAAATACGAATTTCTAACAGACGAATCAACAAAGCAAAATAGACTTATAACCATTGTGAATTGGGCGATTTACCAACAACAAGAAAATGAATCAACAGACGAACTAACAGTCAATCAACAGTCAACTAACAGTCAACTAACAGTCAATCAACAGACGACTAACAGTCAACTAACAGCTAACAAGAATGTAAGAACTAAAGAAGGTAAGAATGTAAAGAATTTAGAGAGATTAGAACCGAATGCTTTCCAAATTTTCGAATCTGAAGGTTTCGGTACAATCAGCTCATTTATTGCTGAGATGTTAGGTTCACTAATTGACGATTTCGGAGAAGACCAGGTTATTCAAGCAATGAAGGAAACACGTGTGAATGGATCAACCTCTCTAAATTACACTAAATCCATCTTAATCAATCAAAACAAGAAACGAGGGATGCACAATGCTTCAAACAGTAGGACAAGCTCTGGAATCTCTCCTGAAGAGTCGGCCAGAATTAGCGAAACGAATGAAAGACGCAAACGCCTTGCTGGAAACGAATCCGGTCGAAATTCTCACTATTCCTTCTGA